In Quercus lobata isolate SW786 unplaced genomic scaffold, ValleyOak3.0 Primary Assembly Scq3eQI_2002, whole genome shotgun sequence, the following proteins share a genomic window:
- the LOC115973279 gene encoding TMV resistance protein N-like produces MPAASSSSWKFDVFLSFCGVDTRKNFIDHLYTALKQKGIITFRDDEKLERGKYISQELLKAIEGSKYAIIVLSENYASSRWCLIELAKIVECMKETKLTVLPVFYHVDPSHVRNQTGALLEAFAKHQKDPKVNLEDVQEWKAALKEVGNISGWHVNDSHESLDIQQILKKIFSELNCKFSNIVSKDLVGIDSCVKEVLDLYLDEGLGGVRFVGVCGMGGMGKTTLAQEIFKRISNNFEASSFIDNVREETRNQGLVSLQKQLLSKILMESEIKIWNFSEGINVIGNRLRNIKVLIVLDDVDGEEQLEALAGNHDWFGPGSRIIVTSRDSHVLRRCGMNFIYTVNGLNDNDALELFCWSAFKKLHPEEDYVDLSKDFVNYANGLPLALKVLGSLLFDKEIDEWKSARDKLKAEPDRKILDILKISYDGLMNTQRDLFLDIACFFKGKNKDCIRDMITSFGYYPEYNIGVLIDKSLITINEEGTILMHDLLQEMGQEIVRQESPKEPGGRSRLWLYKDVLYVLKNNTGTEVVEGIMLNMPIEIEEHLSAEAFLKMKKLRLLKIGIIGMDIL; encoded by the exons ATGCCAGCAGCCTCTTCGTCTTCTTGGAAATTTGATGTCTTCCTTAGTTTTTGCGGTGTTGACACCCGCAAAAATTTCATAGACCATCTCTATACTGCTTTGAAACAAAAAGGCATCATCACCTTCAGGGATGATGAGAAACTTGAGAGAGGAAAATATATTTCTCAAGAGCTCTTGAAAGCAATAGAAGGGTCCAAGTATGCAATTATCGTTCTCTCAGAAAACTATGCTTCTTCAAGGTGGTGTTTGATTGAACTAGCAAAGATTGTTGAATGCATGAAGGAGACCAAGTTAACAGTTTTGCCTGTCTTTTACCATGTGGATCCCTCTCATGTACGGAATCAGACCGGGGCTCTTCTTGAAGCCTTTGCTAAACATCAAAAAGATCCCAAGGTTAACCTAGAGGATGTGCAAGAGTGGAAAGCTGCTTTGAAAGAAGTGGGAAATATCTCTGGATGGCATGTTAATGATAG CCATGAATCATTAGATATCCAACAAATACTTAAGAAGATATTTAGCGAATTGAATTGTAAATTCTCAAATATTGTTTCCAAGGACCTCGTTGGAATAGACTCTTGTGTGAAAGAAGTGTTGGATTTATATTTGGATGAAGGATTGGGTGGTGTACGCTTTGTAGGGGTTTGTGGGATGGGTGGAATGGGCAAAACAACTCTTGCAcaagaaattttcaaaagaatatctAATAACTTTGAAGCTAGTAGCTTTATTGATAATGTAAGAGAAGAAACTAGAAATCAAGGTCTagtttctttacaaaaacaacttCTTTCCAAGATCCTTATGGAAAGCGAAATAAAGATATGGAACTTTTCAGAGGGAATCAATGTTATAGGAAATAGACTACGTAATATAAaggttcttattgttcttgatgatgtggatgGAGAAGAACAACTAGAAGCATTAGCAGGGAACCATGATTGGTTTGGTCCAGGGAGTAGAATCATTGTAACAAGTAGAGATAGCCATGTATTGAGAAGATGTGgcatgaattttatatatacagtCAATGGGTTGAATGACAATGATGCTTTGGAGCTTTTTTGTTGGAGTGCTTTCAAGAAACTCCATCCTGAAGAAGATTATGTGGATTTGTCTAAGGACTTTGTAAATTATGCTAATGGTCTTCCTTTGGCTCTTAAAGTTTTAGGTTCTTTGTTGTTTGATAAAGAAATAGATGAATGGAAAAGTGCTCGTGATAAACTAAAAGCAGAGCCAGAtagaaaaattttagatatactTAAAATAAGTTATGATGGGCTAATGAATACGCAGAGAGACTTATTTTTggatattgcatgttttttcaAAGGAAAGAACAAAGATTGCATAAGAGATATGATAACAAGTTTTGGTTACTATCCAGAATACAATATCGGTGTTCTTATAGATAAATCTCTCATAACCATTAATGAAGAGGGAACCATATTGATGCATGATTTGCTACAAGAAATGGGTCAAGAAATTGTTCGTCAAGAATCCCCCAAAGAGCCTGGTGGACGTAGTAGGTTGTGGCTTTATAAAGACGTGCTATATGTATTAAAGAATAATACT GGAACAGAGGTGGTTGAAGGCATAATGCTGAACATGCCTATTGAAATAGAAGAACACTTGAGTGCTGAAGCCTTCTTAAAGATGAAGAAATTGAGATTGCTTAAAATAGGCATT ATTGGCATGGATATCCTTTAA